A single window of Ananas comosus cultivar F153 linkage group 19, ASM154086v1, whole genome shotgun sequence DNA harbors:
- the LOC109724548 gene encoding uncharacterized protein LOC109724548 isoform X1, translating to MAPKRKRCGAGTGSARLPARELDFRAPGDDAWYSVRLLLEKDGDGDGDVGGALRVMYREFPEAYDERYYYYHRRSSSSSSPAAAASASGPENKSKNLSSLKEAEEFRARFRPPSVQLQDSQCWKLQVGTTVCAAHAFGDCDVRFYDATIDSVFFSTHKFDRGEDVCTCKFAVKWLHGPLSGEKTTLHIGNICLVPPLIGQDPVLDEFLEKVRKSVEVGSNIVDQMDGHLPSTPRQDIESITEKQDSSFSRFPDEIPGSVNGCTLKTPLDSLHNYEDVRLSKRTIVLGNNSTGQVFSRQVFEHNDDFRVRLASQKAPKESYFSFWIENLENDLSPSIVREFISKEVHVPSQVILYPGLLSYSSCKGSIFVRAKELAEKLFDFLFNPAHMIVSTKGRPWVTRKKWCGEIEGIMPRYELQQFIETKESSSEIKIGAHWN from the exons ATGGCTCCGAAGCGGAAACGCTGCGGTGCGGGGACGGGGTCCGCGCGACTTCCGGCGCGGGAGCTGGATTTCCGCGCTCCGGGCGACGACGCGTGGTACAGCGTGCGGCTTCTCCTGGAGAAGGACGGGGACGGGGACGGGGACGTGGGCGGCGCGCTTCGGGTGATGTACCGCGAGTTCCCGGAGGCCTACGACGAGCGCTACTACTACTACCACCGccgctcctcctcttcctcctcccccgccgccgccgcctccgcctccgggCCCGAGAACAAGAGCAAGAACTTGAGCAGCCTGAAGGAGGCAGAGGAGTTCCGGGCGCGGTTCCGCCCGCCGTCGGTCCAGCTCCAGGACTCCCAGTGCTGGAAGCTGCAGGTCGGCACGACGGTCTGCGCTGCCCACGCTTTCGGCGACTGCGACGTCCGCTTCTACGACGCCACCATCGACTCC GTTTTCTTTTCGACACATAAATTTGATAGAGGAGAAGATGTGTGCACTTGCAAATTTGCAGTCAAATGGTTACATGGTCCTCTTTCCGGTGAGAAAACAACTCTTCACATTGGAAATATATGCCTTGTACCACCATTAATTGGACAAGACCCAGTTTTGGATGAATTTCTGGAGAAGGTGAGAAAGTCGGTTGAGGTCGGAAGCAATATAGTGGATCAAATGGACGGTCATCTTCCTAGTACACCAAGGCAGGACATAGAATCCATTACAGAGAAGCAGGATTCTTCGTTCTCTAGATTTCCTGATGAGATACCAGGGTCGGTGAACGGTTGTACTTTGAAGACTCCTCTTGATTCGTTACATAACTATGAG GATGTTAGGCTATCTAAAAGGACTATTGTATTAGGGAATAACTCTACAG GGCAAGTTTTCAGTAGACAAGTATTCGAACATAATGATGATTTCAGAGTTCGATTGGCAAGTCAGAAAGCTCCCAAGGAGAGTTACTTTTCCTTCTGGATAGAAAATCTGGAAAATGATTTATCACCATCTATAGTGAGGGAATTTATCAGCAAAGAAGTACACGTACCTTCACAAGTCATCCTCTACCCTGGTCTCTTATCATACTCATCTTGTAAAGGATCTATCTTCGTCAGGGCTAAAGAACTTGCTGAAAAGTTATTTGACTTTTTATTCAACCCAGCTCATATGATAGTTTCCACGAAAGGAAG ACCATGGGTGACGAGGAAAAAATGGTGTGGAGAAATTGAGGGGATAATGCCAAGATATGAG CTGCAACAATTTATTGAAACCAAAGAGAGCTCAAGTGAAATAAAGATTGGTGCACATTGGAACTGA
- the LOC109725243 gene encoding uncharacterized protein LOC109725243: MSDSRLTTPLEVAEEGRSTVVREWIEKISEVDDTRGREREGLSAQPFGVAYGPTIFKRERKANGLRELPKPRAVAIGPYHPRENSLTFNDDYKWKITRLMVNELGVDVKKYLAKMEEEEEDARSNYSEGLLEWSSKDLHMMLLFDSSFILFVINPFYKRWWPKSQGAIWEYMTLSSDVTKYMKQIKLDLLMPDNQIPFFAIKKLLECFPEDEIIFKEDPIEHLALCFFGDLWPMRNEEQKMDDEADFDHLLHLFHWSRVPVEGYEIYSEELGSNDASEQYIPSATELRKSAIKFEKKHSGSNLDITFTRGLTKISAVINIPTLHLYDYSEEIFRNLIAFEKNPMNDVRCFMAYSACMSCLLQRKKDVKLLRESGTIASTSYNNADVVQFFKDLNRELQEQVMPGTLFHLYGRVMIHHNSRVSRAYGGFKLQYCPNTWVGLSLVAAFVLFILTLLQTIYAIIQK, encoded by the coding sequence ATGAGTGACAGTCGCCTGACGACCCCATTAGAAGTTGCAGAGGAAGGAAGGAGCACAGTGGTGCGAGAATGGATCGAGAAGATATCAGAGGTAGATGACACTCGTGGCAGGGAAAGGGAGGGTTTATCGGCACAGCCGTTTGGAGTTGCCTACGGCCCTACCATCTTCAAGCGCGAGAGAAAAGCAAATGGCCTCCGAGAACTCCCTAAGCCGAGAGCGGTGGCGATCGGGCCGTACCACCCCCGCGAGAATTCGCTGACGTTCAACGATGATTACAAGTGGAAGATTACTAGGTTAATGGTCAATGAACTGGGGGTTGACGTGAAGAAGTACCTCGCaaagatggaggaggaggaagaggatgctCGCAGCAACTACAGCGAAGGTTTATTGGAATGGAGCAGCAAAGATCTCCATATGATGCTGCTGTTCGACAGCTCTTTCATACTATTCGTGATAAATCCATTCTACAAAAGGTGGTGGCCGAAGTCCCAAGGCGCGATCTGGGAGTATATGACTTTGTCTTCAGATGTTACCAAATACATGAAGCAGATCAAACTCGACTTGCTGATGCCCGACAACCAAATCCCCTTCTTCGCTATCAAGAAACTGTTGGAATGCTTCCCCGAAGACGAGATCATCTTTAAGGAAGATCCGATCGAACACTTAGCTTTGTGTTTCTTCGGCGATCTCTGGCCCATGAGGAATGAAGAGCAGAAGATGGATGACGAGGCGGACTTTGATCATCTGCTCCATCTTTTCCACTGGTCTCGAGTACCGGTCGAAGGATACGAAATATACAGTGAAGAGCTAGGTAGCAATGACGCTTCAGAACAATATATCCCTAGCGCTACAGAGCTCCGAAAATCTGCTATAAAGTTTGAGAAGAAACACTCAGGCAGCAACTTGGACATTACATTCACACGCGGATTGACGAAGATATCTGCAGTGATCAATATCCCCACTTTGCACCTTTACGACTACAGCGAAGAAATCTTCCGCAACCTCATCGCGTTCGAGAAGAATCCCATGAACGACGTGCGCTGCTTCATGGCCTACTCGGCATGCATGTCCTGCCTTCTGCAGCGTAAGAAGGATGTGAAGCTACTTCGGGAGAGCGGGACAATAGCGAGCACCAGCTATAACAACGCCGACGTGGTCCAATTCTTCAAGGACTTGAACCGGGAACTGCAGGAACAAGTGATGCCCGGTACTCTATTTCATCTTTATGGTCGCGTGATGATACATCATAACAGTCGTGTCAGCAGAGCTTATGGGGGCTTCAAGTTGCAGTACTGCCCAAACACGTGGGTTGGTCTTTCGCTCGTCGCTGCCTTCGTACTCTTTATTCTCACTCTTCTTCAGACAATATATGCAATAATACAAAAGTAA
- the LOC109724548 gene encoding uncharacterized protein LOC109724548 isoform X2 produces MAPKRKRCGAGTGSARLPARELDFRAPGDDAWYSVRLLLEKDGDGDGDVGGALRVMYREFPEAYDERYYYYHRRSSSSSSPAAAASASGPENKSKNLSSLKEAEEFRARFRPPSVQLQDSQCWKLQVGTTVCAAHAFGDCDVRFYDATIDSVFFSTHKFDRGEDVCTCKFAVKWLHGPLSGEKTTLHIGNICLVPPLIGQDPVLDEFLEKVRKSVEVGSNIVDQMDGHLPSTPRQDIESITEKQDSSFSRFPDEIPGSVNGCTLKTPLDSLHNYEDVRLSKRTIVLGNNSTGQVFSRQVFEHNDDFRVRLASQKAPKESYFSFWIENLENDLSPSIVREFISKEVHVPSQVILYPGLLSYSSCKGSIFVRAKELAEKLFDFLFNPAHMIVSTKGS; encoded by the exons ATGGCTCCGAAGCGGAAACGCTGCGGTGCGGGGACGGGGTCCGCGCGACTTCCGGCGCGGGAGCTGGATTTCCGCGCTCCGGGCGACGACGCGTGGTACAGCGTGCGGCTTCTCCTGGAGAAGGACGGGGACGGGGACGGGGACGTGGGCGGCGCGCTTCGGGTGATGTACCGCGAGTTCCCGGAGGCCTACGACGAGCGCTACTACTACTACCACCGccgctcctcctcttcctcctcccccgccgccgccgcctccgcctccgggCCCGAGAACAAGAGCAAGAACTTGAGCAGCCTGAAGGAGGCAGAGGAGTTCCGGGCGCGGTTCCGCCCGCCGTCGGTCCAGCTCCAGGACTCCCAGTGCTGGAAGCTGCAGGTCGGCACGACGGTCTGCGCTGCCCACGCTTTCGGCGACTGCGACGTCCGCTTCTACGACGCCACCATCGACTCC GTTTTCTTTTCGACACATAAATTTGATAGAGGAGAAGATGTGTGCACTTGCAAATTTGCAGTCAAATGGTTACATGGTCCTCTTTCCGGTGAGAAAACAACTCTTCACATTGGAAATATATGCCTTGTACCACCATTAATTGGACAAGACCCAGTTTTGGATGAATTTCTGGAGAAGGTGAGAAAGTCGGTTGAGGTCGGAAGCAATATAGTGGATCAAATGGACGGTCATCTTCCTAGTACACCAAGGCAGGACATAGAATCCATTACAGAGAAGCAGGATTCTTCGTTCTCTAGATTTCCTGATGAGATACCAGGGTCGGTGAACGGTTGTACTTTGAAGACTCCTCTTGATTCGTTACATAACTATGAG GATGTTAGGCTATCTAAAAGGACTATTGTATTAGGGAATAACTCTACAG GGCAAGTTTTCAGTAGACAAGTATTCGAACATAATGATGATTTCAGAGTTCGATTGGCAAGTCAGAAAGCTCCCAAGGAGAGTTACTTTTCCTTCTGGATAGAAAATCTGGAAAATGATTTATCACCATCTATAGTGAGGGAATTTATCAGCAAAGAAGTACACGTACCTTCACAAGTCATCCTCTACCCTGGTCTCTTATCATACTCATCTTGTAAAGGATCTATCTTCGTCAGGGCTAAAGAACTTGCTGAAAAGTTATTTGACTTTTTATTCAACCCAGCTCATATGATAGTTTCCACGAAAGGAAG TTAG